A stretch of DNA from Arthrobacter globiformis:
TTTCAGGCTGCCCGCTGACGGTCAAAGTTCGCTATTTCGAACCCGCGCGTGGCGCTAAAGACGCCGACACTCTCCGGCGAGCAAACGAAGAACTGTGGCTGCTCTACCGGCGCGAACGGAACGATGAGCCACCGGCCGCCGTAGAACTCGACATAGGAGTCCGGGGGGCACCGTGCGTAAGCTTCTTCCCGCGTCATGATCTTTCCTTTCGATGAGTAGCTGCAGCAGCTGTTGCTGATGATTTCTGCCTGAAATCCATGATTCCGAAACGAACGGGCAGGGGTAACGCCGTTTTTTGACGGTTCTGACTACCCTTTCGGGTGGGGCCCTGTTGAACCCGGTCAATGGCAGAAGCGCCGAGGGCTTTCCAACGCCTTAAAAAGCAGCAGGGCCGGCGGTGAAACCGCCGGCCCTGCCATATGCACAACCACCACATCACCAGTGATTCGCAGTCACCCACGCGCCCGGCGCGCGGGAGTCTCAGGATTCAGAGAGGACTAGGAGCGCAGGTAGAACGTGGCCGCCGGGCGCTCGTCCTTGCCCACCTTTGCCAGCGCCAGGGCACCCTGCCGGAGGACAAGGTAGGCGCCCGGGACGTCGACCGACTCGAAGGAGGCGCCGGCGGCATCTGACAGGCCGCCCCGCCGAAGGAAGGCCGACGACGACCCCTCCGTCGTCGCGATGCTCACCGATGTTCCCTGCACCCGGAGATAGCGGCCCTTGGTCAGCACGGGCTCGATGACCACGGAGTTCTTCTTGGCGTAGCCGGGCGCGATGCGGAACTGGGATGACCCAAGTGCAGGGGAGGAAGCGGCCGTGACGGTGGCGCCGTCGTGCGCCAGGAATGTGCCCGGGCCCGAGGCGGGCTCCAGGCGGACGGGCAGTTCGCCGTCGCCCACCGGTACGCCGAAGTTCGGTGTGCCGTCTGCGTTCCAGTACAGCCGCTGCACCCGGGCGTGCCGGTTGGGGTCGTACAGCGGGTCGCCGACGATAGTGCGGTAGGACCGGGCGTGGTAAACCAGCACGTCGTTTCCGGCCTCGTCCACAGTGAACGAGTTGTGGCCGGGACCGTACTGCTTGGAGCCCTCGGTGGTGACAAAGACGGGGACGGGAGTCTTCGTCCATGAGGCTGCAGAGAGCAGGTCGGCGCTGGCATCCGCCGTCAGCAGGCCCATGCAGTAGTTGGCGTCCGTGGCACTCGCGGAGAAGGTGACAAAGATGCGGCCGTTCCGCTTGATGACCGCGGCGCCTTCGTTGACCTTGTAGCCCCTGGTCTCCCAGTCCAGCGTCGGAACAGCGATGCGCACGGGGGTGCTGGAGAGCGTTGACGGCGACGACATGGACGCGATGTACAGGCTGGAGTTCACGCCGGTGTCGCTTTGGGCCCACAGCAGGTAGCGCGTGCCCTGATGCTCGAACGTGGTGGCATCCAGGGAGAAGGTGTCGGCATGCGTGTACACGCGGACCGGCGGTCCCCACACGGCGGTGGTCGGATCGGCGTCGCTAGTGGAAATCACATAGATCCGCACCCGGAAGACGTCGCTGCTGTCCCCGCCGGCGAAGTAGATGTGCCACTGGCCGTCGAAGTGGTGCAGTTCCGGAGCCCAGATGTGGCCGCCCATGGTTCCGGAGGCGGGCCGCGTCCAGACCACAGTTTCCGAAGCGCTGCCGAGCCCCGCGATGGTGGGGGAGGAGCGGACGATGATGCGGTTGTACTCAGGCACGGAACCGGTGAAGTAGTACTTGCCGTCCGTGTGCTTCATGAGCCACGGGTCCGCCCGCTGCGGAACCACCGGGTTGATCACCTGGGCCGGATCAGCGGCGGCGGCAGCGGCGGGCGCCGCCACCAGTGCCCCGCCGCCGGCACCCGCGACGGCGAAGGCTGCTGCGGCCGCGGTTCCGGTGCCCAGGAAGGACCGGCGGGAGAACTGGCGGTTGACGGAATCATTCATGCTGAAAAAGTCCTTTCGACGTGCGGGAGGGAGGAACGGGCAAAGCGGGACAGGTAAAGAGTCAGCCGGCTTTCCGGGCGAAGAGCCGCTGCAGCAGGATGAAGACGAGGAGCAGGCCGCCGATGACGATCTTGGTCCACCAGGAGCTGAGGGTGCCGTCGTAGGCGATGAAGGTCTGGACGATGCCCAGCACCAGCACGCCGACGACGGATCCGAGCACGTAGCCGGTGCCGCCGGTCAGCAGGGTGCCGCCGATGACCACTGCAGCGATGGCGTCGAGCTCCATGCCCTGGGCAGCCAGGCTGTAGCCGGAGAGGCTGTAGAAGGAGAACAGGATGCCGGCAACGGCCGAGCAGAGGCCGCTGAGGGCGTAGACAAGGATCTTGGTGCTCTTCACCGGCAGGCCCATCAGCATGGCCGAGTGTTCGTTGCCGCCGATGGCGTAGACGGTCCGCCCGAAGCGGGTGTGGTGCAGGACGAAGAAGGCGATGGCCACGATTCCGAGGGCCAGGAGGACGCCGGGTGAGACGAAGAGGTCGCCGGGCAGCGGGATCTGTGCCTGCGCCATGCCGGTGAAGAATCCTTCGGTGACCGGGATGGAGTCGAGGCTGATGACGTAGCAGAGGCCGCGGGCAAGGAACATTCCGGCCAGCGTCACGATGAACGGCTGGATGTCGAAGTACTGGATGATCAGCCCCATCAGGAGCCCGAGGCCGCCGCCGATGAGCAGCACGAGGACGATGACGGCTCCTGCGTTCCAGCCCTGCTGCAGGAGCGTGGCGCTCACCATCATGGACAGTGCGACGACGGCCCCGACGGAAAGGTCGATGCCGCCGGTCAGGATCACGAAGGTCATGCCGACGGCCAGCACGATGAGGAAGGTGTTGTCGATGAAGAGGTTCAGGAAGACCTGGCCGGAGAGGAAGCTGGGGTACATCCCCGCCCCCACGGCGAACATGGCGAGGAACAGGCCCACCGTGGCCAGTGTCGGCGCGTAGCGGGCACCTCCGCGCAGGCGGCTGCTCGCCGGCGACGGCTTCTTGAGGGTCAGGGGCGTGAGCGTGGACAGCGGGGACATTAGATGGCGACCTTTTCCTTTGCGGCTTCCTTTGCGGCGGGCTTGGGTGCTGCCTTGAGCCTGTTGAGCAGGTTCCGCGCCTTGGGCGCCTGCAGGAGGCAAACGGTGATGACCACGAGCGCCTTGAACACCAGGGTCACCTCCGGCGGGATCCCGAGCGTGTAGACGGTGGTGGTCAGTGTCTGGATGATGAAGGCCCCGACGACGGTTCCCACCAGGGTGTAGCGCCCGCCTGCCAGTGAGGTGCCGCCGATGACGACGGCCAGGATGGCGTCCATTTCAATGTAGAGCCCGGCATTGTTGGCGTCGGCCGCCGTCACGTTGGAGCTGATCATCAGGCCGGCAATCGCGGCGCAGATGGCGCTGAAGACGTAGACGATCCAGATGATGTTCCGTGCGCGGAGTCCGGCCAGGCGGCTGGCGACGGGGTTGATGCCGACGGCCTCGATCAGGGTTCCCAGTGCGGTGCGCCGGGTCAGGACGGCGGCCAGGGCGAAGACGGCCGCGGTGATGAGGATGGAGATCGGCAGGGTGAACAGGTATCCGGCACCGATCGATTTGTAGTGGTCGTTGGACACGGAGATGATCTGGCCGCCGGTGATGAGCTGGGCGACGCCGCGGCCGGCTGTCATGAGTACCAGGGTGGCGATGATCGGCTGCACGCCGATGGTGGACACCAGGAAGCCGTTCCAGACACCGAGGACGAGGCCGGCGACGACGGCGATGAGGACCGCCGTGGCGGCCGTCACCGGGGACCCGGGGTCGGGGGAGGCGGCGATGTAGGCGCACGAGGCGGCACCGGCAATCGCCACCACTGCGCCGACTGAGAGGTCGATGCCGCGGGTGGCGATGACCAGGGTCATGCCGAGGGCGATGAGGATGGTCGGGGCTCCGTTGCGCATGATGTCGATCAGGCTGCCGTAGAGGTGCCCGTCCTGCATCCGAAGGCCCAGGAAGTCGGGGCGGAAGACCTGGTTCAGC
This window harbors:
- a CDS encoding family 43 glycosylhydrolase, coding for MNDSVNRQFSRRSFLGTGTAAAAAFAVAGAGGGALVAAPAAAAAADPAQVINPVVPQRADPWLMKHTDGKYYFTGSVPEYNRIIVRSSPTIAGLGSASETVVWTRPASGTMGGHIWAPELHHFDGQWHIYFAGGDSSDVFRVRIYVISTSDADPTTAVWGPPVRVYTHADTFSLDATTFEHQGTRYLLWAQSDTGVNSSLYIASMSSPSTLSSTPVRIAVPTLDWETRGYKVNEGAAVIKRNGRIFVTFSASATDANYCMGLLTADASADLLSAASWTKTPVPVFVTTEGSKQYGPGHNSFTVDEAGNDVLVYHARSYRTIVGDPLYDPNRHARVQRLYWNADGTPNFGVPVGDGELPVRLEPASGPGTFLAHDGATVTAASSPALGSSQFRIAPGYAKKNSVVIEPVLTKGRYLRVQGTSVSIATTEGSSSAFLRRGGLSDAAGASFESVDVPGAYLVLRQGALALAKVGKDERPAATFYLRS
- the yjfF gene encoding galactofuranose ABC transporter, permease protein YjfF, which gives rise to MSPLSTLTPLTLKKPSPASSRLRGGARYAPTLATVGLFLAMFAVGAGMYPSFLSGQVFLNLFIDNTFLIVLAVGMTFVILTGGIDLSVGAVVALSMMVSATLLQQGWNAGAVIVLVLLIGGGLGLLMGLIIQYFDIQPFIVTLAGMFLARGLCYVISLDSIPVTEGFFTGMAQAQIPLPGDLFVSPGVLLALGIVAIAFFVLHHTRFGRTVYAIGGNEHSAMLMGLPVKSTKILVYALSGLCSAVAGILFSFYSLSGYSLAAQGMELDAIAAVVIGGTLLTGGTGYVLGSVVGVLVLGIVQTFIAYDGTLSSWWTKIVIGGLLLVFILLQRLFARKAG
- a CDS encoding ABC transporter permease — protein: MKSLLKHRLAWPVIALAALLLLNQVFRPDFLGLRMQDGHLYGSLIDIMRNGAPTILIALGMTLVIATRGIDLSVGAVVAIAGAASCAYIAASPDPGSPVTAATAVLIAVVAGLVLGVWNGFLVSTIGVQPIIATLVLMTAGRGVAQLITGGQIISVSNDHYKSIGAGYLFTLPISILITAAVFALAAVLTRRTALGTLIEAVGINPVASRLAGLRARNIIWIVYVFSAICAAIAGLMISSNVTAADANNAGLYIEMDAILAVVIGGTSLAGGRYTLVGTVVGAFIIQTLTTTVYTLGIPPEVTLVFKALVVITVCLLQAPKARNLLNRLKAAPKPAAKEAAKEKVAI